One region of Peribacillus simplex genomic DNA includes:
- the speB gene encoding agmatinase — protein MKYPLSPDVKPEFCTTGSFMRLPSSRENAKLAVVGMPFDTAASFRVGARFAPQAVRQASMTLFPYHPIHKVFPFDECNAIDIGDVSVIPHNIHRSYEIIEKAMGDLMKNGIIPIGIGGDHSVTLANLRAAAKIHGPVALLHFDSHTDTWDTYYDEKYWHGSPFIRAYEEGLLQTDKVFQIGIRGTLNHPGDIDSSTDLGYNVITTPELKKRGIEDVVKEVKKTIGDTPCFLSFDIDFVDPSCAPGTGTLEVGGLNSFETLEMIRSLQGFNFIGFDLVEVLPPYDPTQITSLLAATIIHDFASLVALQLKEEQKKENSTQNSL, from the coding sequence ATGAAATATCCTTTATCCCCTGATGTTAAACCAGAGTTTTGTACGACCGGTTCATTTATGCGCCTACCATCTTCAAGAGAAAATGCCAAATTGGCAGTGGTAGGTATGCCTTTTGATACAGCTGCTTCATTCAGGGTAGGAGCTCGGTTTGCTCCACAGGCTGTCCGCCAGGCATCCATGACGTTGTTTCCTTACCATCCCATTCACAAGGTATTTCCGTTTGACGAATGTAATGCCATTGATATTGGGGACGTTTCGGTAATTCCCCATAATATACATCGAAGCTATGAGATAATTGAAAAGGCTATGGGAGACTTGATGAAAAACGGTATCATTCCAATCGGCATCGGAGGGGATCATTCAGTAACATTGGCTAATCTAAGAGCTGCCGCAAAAATACACGGTCCTGTTGCACTTCTTCATTTTGATTCACATACAGATACCTGGGATACTTATTATGATGAAAAATATTGGCATGGTTCCCCGTTTATCCGTGCATATGAGGAAGGCTTGCTCCAAACGGATAAAGTTTTCCAAATTGGCATCAGAGGCACGCTCAATCATCCAGGAGATATAGATTCAAGTACAGATCTAGGTTACAATGTGATAACTACTCCCGAGCTGAAGAAAAGAGGAATCGAAGATGTCGTGAAGGAGGTCAAGAAAACCATTGGGGATACACCATGTTTCTTGAGCTTTGATATTGATTTTGTTGATCCATCCTGTGCCCCTGGTACTGGCACTCTGGAGGTCGGCGGTCTAAATAGCTTTGAAACCCTAGAAATGATACGCTCTCTGCAAGGATTCAACTTTATTGGGTTCGACCTGGTGGAAGTCCTTCCACCGTACGATCCAACACAAATTACATCACTATTGGCAGCCACCATCATTCATGACTTTGCCAGTTTAGTAGCCTTACAGCTAAAAGAAGAACAAAAAAAGGAGAATTCGACCCAAAATAGTTTATAG
- a CDS encoding M14 family zinc carboxypeptidase, producing the protein MNFKKKVLTVSLSSLMSLSAVTAVALPVGAVGNGPSAGNGQVTTSNLHTYESLVSYLKTQDAKQERLALEVIGETVKGRDIYLAKYISNPKNPTILFLTQQHGNEQLTTEGALEFIKHLGTNKTKGILENVNILIIPMLNADGAMGDVNFSLDDYLAKGDRHLTRANANGVDLNREHDKKTNQMQVEVKALHENVFAKYDIDYMIDLHHQGTLSETDGELVSGSILYPTNANVKPEVLEASKKLGAVVYNSIEPTGWGHIGKYDGGSGENIGRNGAAVRYDIATLLFEMRGMSDHNVETVALGQKSNGYLIKQTITTLDAAVRAIADHSIETVDAGFWNTLPTQTNRSGGESDE; encoded by the coding sequence TTGAATTTTAAGAAGAAAGTTCTAACAGTTTCATTATCTAGTTTAATGTCTTTAAGCGCTGTAACAGCTGTTGCGCTACCAGTCGGAGCGGTTGGTAATGGCCCCAGTGCTGGAAATGGTCAAGTGACAACTTCAAATCTGCATACATATGAAAGCTTGGTAAGTTATCTAAAAACCCAGGATGCTAAACAAGAAAGGTTGGCATTGGAAGTAATCGGGGAAACGGTAAAAGGAAGAGATATTTATCTTGCGAAATATATTTCCAATCCTAAAAACCCAACTATACTATTTTTAACTCAACAGCATGGAAATGAACAGCTGACTACTGAGGGTGCATTGGAATTCATTAAACATTTAGGAACGAATAAGACTAAAGGGATATTGGAAAATGTTAACATTCTTATCATTCCAATGTTAAACGCAGATGGGGCAATGGGAGATGTTAATTTCTCTCTTGATGACTATTTGGCAAAGGGTGATCGACATCTAACCCGGGCAAATGCAAACGGGGTCGACTTAAACCGGGAGCATGATAAAAAAACCAATCAAATGCAAGTCGAGGTAAAAGCTTTACACGAAAATGTATTTGCAAAATACGATATCGATTACATGATAGATTTACATCATCAAGGGACGCTAAGCGAAACAGATGGTGAACTTGTTTCAGGTTCAATACTTTATCCTACAAACGCAAACGTAAAGCCTGAAGTGCTAGAAGCTTCAAAAAAACTGGGTGCTGTTGTATATAACTCAATTGAACCTACTGGTTGGGGCCATATTGGTAAATATGATGGCGGTTCAGGAGAAAATATAGGCCGTAATGGTGCGGCCGTTCGTTATGATATTGCAACTTTACTCTTTGAGATGCGGGGGATGTCTGACCACAATGTCGAGACAGTTGCACTTGGACAAAAAAGTAATGGCTATCTAATAAAGCAAACAATCACCACTTTGGATGCAGCTGTTAGAGCTATTGCTGATCATTCAATTGAAACGGTCGATGCAGGCTTTTGGAACACCCTGCCAACACAAACGAATCGTTCTGGGGGAGAATCAGACGAATAA